Proteins co-encoded in one Saprospira grandis genomic window:
- the radC gene encoding RadC family protein → MDKPTVAQERSYRHRPIKEWAVTERPREKFLEKGGAQLTDAELIAILLSSGCSGKTAVELAREILKKVENNLQVLGELSHRELKGFAGVGQAKAIRIAAALELGRRRQLAALPARPIIRSSAEAYRLAAPLLMDLPHEEFWVLLLNRANRVLAKLQLSEGGLASTAVDPKKIFRRVLEYERACALILVHNHPSGNKLPSQADIQLTEKLCQGARILDLQVLDHIIVAATDYCSFADDGYMPS, encoded by the coding sequence ATGGATAAACCTACTGTAGCCCAAGAACGCAGCTACCGGCATCGGCCGATAAAAGAATGGGCGGTTACGGAGCGACCAAGAGAAAAGTTTTTGGAAAAAGGAGGGGCTCAATTGACTGATGCCGAGCTCATTGCCATTTTACTAAGTTCTGGTTGCAGTGGCAAAACGGCTGTAGAATTGGCCCGCGAAATTCTCAAAAAGGTAGAGAATAATTTGCAGGTTTTAGGCGAACTATCTCATCGAGAACTAAAGGGATTTGCGGGGGTGGGCCAGGCCAAAGCCATACGCATTGCGGCGGCTTTGGAATTGGGGCGAAGGCGCCAATTAGCGGCACTTCCAGCTCGGCCTATTATTCGGTCTTCAGCAGAGGCCTACCGCCTAGCGGCCCCCTTGCTGATGGACCTTCCGCATGAAGAGTTTTGGGTGCTTTTGCTCAATCGGGCCAATCGAGTGTTGGCCAAATTACAATTGAGTGAAGGCGGCTTGGCCAGCACGGCTGTAGACCCCAAAAAGATCTTCCGAAGAGTATTGGAGTATGAACGCGCCTGTGCCCTGATTTTGGTCCATAATCATCCCTCTGGCAATAAACTGCCTAGCCAAGCAGATATTCAGCTTACCGAAAAGCTCTGCCAAGGCGCCCGCATTTTAGACCTGCAGGTTTTGGACCATATTATTGTTGCAGCTACCGACTATTGCAGTTTTGCCGATGATGGCTATATGCCCTCTTAG
- a CDS encoding endonuclease/exonuclease/phosphatase family protein, protein MKIVRYLRALSVRLLLLLNLPFSLLLLLSYLAPLIPPTSNSYLAILALGFPFLLLANFVWALFWLFRRKRLFYLPAICMLLGFPYFSQTYGLRFSAQQAAPDGFRMMSYNMRYFNTGLYRKDADLLREQNRFLAYLKKENPHILAAQECSGRGVASTQRFRDSLLQMGLSYQHLGGGSSLGIFSRYPLINLGQIRFEGSHNGAIFADVVDPKDTFRLYSVHLQSTRLGQDAGEVLKKENLKSLNDKKTQDTYYRIGSKLSNAFELRAIQAQAIVKHATASPHPVFIMGDFNDTPLSYSYRLLAKGRKDSFIEQGSGLGASYAGGLPGLRIDYILLPKSCKAYNHRLQAEAISDHRAVISDCECP, encoded by the coding sequence ATGAAAATCGTTCGCTATTTGCGGGCCTTATCGGTCCGTCTTTTATTGCTGCTAAATTTGCCTTTTAGTTTGTTGCTTTTGCTTTCTTATTTGGCCCCTCTTATTCCACCTACGAGCAATAGTTATTTGGCTATTTTGGCCTTGGGGTTTCCTTTTTTGCTCTTGGCCAATTTTGTCTGGGCGCTCTTTTGGCTTTTTCGGCGAAAGCGCTTGTTTTATTTGCCCGCCATTTGCATGTTGTTGGGCTTTCCTTATTTCTCTCAGACTTATGGGCTGCGTTTTTCGGCCCAGCAGGCTGCGCCCGACGGCTTTCGGATGATGAGCTATAATATGCGCTATTTTAATACGGGTTTATACAGAAAGGATGCGGATTTACTGCGGGAGCAAAATCGCTTTTTGGCCTATCTCAAAAAGGAGAATCCGCATATTTTGGCGGCTCAGGAGTGCTCGGGTAGGGGAGTGGCTTCTACGCAGCGGTTTAGAGATAGTTTGCTTCAAATGGGCCTGTCTTATCAGCATTTGGGAGGCGGAAGCAGTCTGGGCATTTTTAGCCGTTATCCCTTAATCAATTTGGGCCAAATACGTTTTGAGGGTTCGCATAATGGGGCCATTTTTGCCGATGTTGTTGATCCAAAAGATACCTTTAGGTTGTATTCGGTACATTTGCAGTCTACCCGTTTGGGCCAAGATGCGGGAGAGGTCCTAAAAAAAGAAAACCTAAAATCATTAAACGATAAGAAGACCCAAGATACTTATTATCGCATTGGCTCTAAGTTGAGCAATGCCTTTGAGTTGAGAGCTATTCAGGCCCAAGCCATTGTGAAGCATGCTACTGCTTCGCCGCATCCTGTTTTTATTATGGGCGATTTTAATGATACGCCTCTTTCTTATAGTTATCGTTTGTTGGCCAAGGGAAGAAAAGACAGCTTTATAGAGCAGGGCAGCGGTTTGGGGGCCAGTTATGCGGGGGGCTTGCCCGGCTTGCGGATCGACTATATTTTATTGCCCAAAAGCTGTAAGGCCTATAATCATCGTTTGCAGGCCGAGGCGATATCTGATCATCGGGCAGTGATTTCGGATTGTGAGTGCCCCTAG
- a CDS encoding rhomboid family intramembrane serine protease, with protein MIGQSGMRLPEVVKNLIIINVIMYIVAMIFPEMNNMFAMYPIMSEHFRPYQIVTHMFMHSQYSITHIFFNMFALYMFGRDVEWRMGAKRFLLFYIITGLGAVFLHQLAGYIEFQYALEGLDPAVRDQFLEEGTYNRNISPDVRDQLQYAYDIMNVPAVGASGAIYGVLAAFGALFPNRMIMLLIPPIPMKAKYFVLIMGGLALYMGFSGQQAGVAHFAHLGGALFGYLMIWYWKKAGKLY; from the coding sequence ATGATTGGACAGAGCGGCATGCGGCTACCGGAGGTAGTCAAGAACTTAATTATCATCAATGTGATCATGTACATTGTGGCCATGATTTTTCCGGAGATGAATAATATGTTTGCCATGTACCCTATAATGAGTGAGCATTTTCGGCCCTATCAGATTGTGACGCATATGTTTATGCACTCGCAGTATAGCATTACGCATATCTTTTTCAACATGTTTGCCCTTTATATGTTTGGGCGAGATGTAGAGTGGCGGATGGGGGCCAAGCGTTTTTTGCTCTTTTACATCATTACGGGATTGGGGGCTGTTTTTCTTCATCAGTTGGCGGGCTACATAGAATTTCAGTATGCCTTAGAGGGTTTAGATCCTGCGGTTAGAGATCAATTTTTGGAAGAGGGGACCTACAATCGGAACATATCTCCTGATGTTCGGGACCAACTACAGTATGCCTATGACATTATGAATGTGCCAGCGGTGGGAGCTTCTGGGGCTATTTATGGGGTATTGGCGGCCTTTGGGGCCTTATTTCCGAATCGGATGATCATGTTATTGATTCCCCCGATTCCGATGAAAGCCAAATACTTTGTATTGATTATGGGTGGATTAGCTTTATACATGGGATTTTCTGGGCAGCAAGCTGGAGTAGCGCATTTTGCGCATCTGGGCGGGGCTCTTTTTGGTTATTTGATGATTTGGTATTGGAAAAAAGCGGGAAAGCTCTATTAA
- the gltX gene encoding glutamate--tRNA ligase, translating into MSQQVRLRFAPSPTGALHIGGVRTALYNYLFAKKMGGTFILRIEDTDRKRFVAEAEDYINEALAWLGLTPDEGVVEGGEYGPYRQSDRKAIYAKYAQQLLDSGYAYYAFDTAEELDAIRKEEPNFKYGAESRMKLRNSLTLSQEEVDQLVASGDYVVRILLPAEEEIVFEDMIRGVVRYNSRDMDDKVLYKGSEQMPTYHLANIVDDYLMKISHVVRGEEWLPSTPLHVMLYRYLGWEESRPAFAHLPLILKPKGNGKLSKRDAAKFEMPVFPLDFEQEGQEKIKGFREWGFAPAPVLNFLALLGWHPEGDREMFNLEELVEAFDIEKVSKSGARFDFEKARWFSQQYLIATENKVLAEELQRILSNQGKDYSLAYLEAVAGMLKERVYFLSEMPVVGQYFFAAPNYEETLANEAKNLKKKVLKKWTTERAELFAQLPELLTASDAASIKTVITSFMEANSLGFGDLLPFLRFALSGTMKGPDVFEMAALLGAEENKNRIQAFMAFCDAQ; encoded by the coding sequence ATGTCTCAGCAAGTACGACTGCGTTTTGCACCTAGTCCCACCGGAGCCCTACATATTGGGGGCGTGCGCACCGCCTTATACAATTATCTCTTTGCCAAAAAAATGGGGGGAACATTCATTTTGCGGATTGAGGACACCGACCGCAAGCGTTTTGTGGCCGAAGCTGAAGACTACATCAATGAAGCCTTGGCTTGGTTGGGTTTGACGCCCGATGAGGGAGTTGTGGAAGGTGGAGAATATGGTCCTTATCGCCAATCTGACCGCAAAGCGATTTATGCAAAATATGCGCAACAACTGTTGGACAGCGGCTATGCTTACTATGCCTTTGATACGGCAGAAGAGCTGGATGCCATTCGCAAAGAAGAGCCAAACTTTAAATACGGGGCAGAGAGTCGGATGAAACTGCGCAACTCTTTGACCCTATCGCAAGAAGAAGTGGACCAACTTGTGGCCAGTGGCGACTATGTTGTTCGGATTTTGTTGCCTGCGGAAGAAGAAATCGTTTTTGAAGATATGATTCGGGGTGTTGTGCGTTACAACAGCCGCGACATGGACGATAAAGTCTTGTATAAAGGGAGCGAGCAAATGCCCACCTATCATTTGGCCAACATTGTGGATGATTACTTGATGAAAATCAGCCATGTTGTTCGGGGAGAAGAGTGGTTGCCCAGCACGCCCTTGCACGTAATGCTCTATCGTTATTTGGGTTGGGAGGAGAGTCGCCCGGCCTTTGCGCATCTTCCGCTCATTCTAAAGCCCAAGGGCAATGGAAAGCTCAGCAAGCGGGATGCGGCTAAGTTTGAGATGCCCGTTTTTCCCCTTGACTTTGAGCAAGAGGGCCAAGAAAAAATCAAAGGATTTAGAGAGTGGGGCTTTGCGCCTGCTCCTGTGCTCAACTTTTTGGCTTTGTTGGGTTGGCACCCTGAGGGAGATCGCGAGATGTTCAATTTAGAAGAACTAGTAGAAGCCTTTGACATTGAGAAAGTTAGTAAAAGCGGAGCTCGTTTTGATTTTGAGAAAGCCCGTTGGTTTAGCCAGCAATACCTAATAGCAACAGAAAATAAAGTACTTGCCGAAGAACTGCAGCGCATCCTATCTAATCAGGGAAAAGACTATAGTCTAGCCTATTTGGAAGCCGTAGCGGGCATGCTCAAAGAGCGGGTATATTTCCTTAGCGAAATGCCTGTAGTGGGGCAATACTTTTTTGCTGCCCCCAACTATGAAGAGACCTTGGCCAATGAGGCCAAAAACCTCAAGAAAAAGGTCCTTAAAAAATGGACCACAGAGCGGGCCGAGTTATTTGCTCAATTGCCCGAACTGCTTACAGCCTCAGATGCGGCGAGCATCAAAACCGTAATTACGAGCTTCATGGAAGCCAACAGCCTAGGCTTTGGCGACCTACTGCCCTTTCTTCGTTTTGCCCTATCGGGAACGATGAAAGGCCCAGACGTATTTGAAATGGCCGCCCTATTAGGCGCTGAAGAAAACAAAAATCGCATTCAAGCCTTTATGGCTTTTTGTGACGCTCAATAG
- a CDS encoding rhomboid family protein, with translation MTTLWQDLKYNYQRGNSVIRLIMLNVAAHLGLNILLLPFFLFGISAETYWAEVQNWLYLPADASKLLIRPWTLFSYMFLHSGIWHLLMNMLVLYWFGRLLNNLLKDRQIWGIYLSSGLSGGLFFLLSYNLFPAFYGQSSTAVIVGASAGVMGVVLAAAALTPKASMRFILIGNVQLQYVALAFVLIDLVSVSLNNSGGHLAHLGGAAMGWLFIYLLRRGRDLSLPLHPLFEGRQAKVMPKSRPRPKMAYRKTESSSMQASAQSQTSNNNYGGYSRSFAQKYRHLSHQECVDAILDKIRSSGYDSLTKDEKTYLDESSQKK, from the coding sequence ATGACCACTCTTTGGCAAGACTTAAAATATAATTATCAGCGGGGCAACTCTGTTATTCGGCTTATCATGTTGAATGTTGCGGCACATTTGGGCCTCAATATTTTGCTACTGCCATTCTTTTTGTTTGGCATTTCGGCCGAAACCTATTGGGCAGAAGTACAAAACTGGCTCTACCTGCCGGCAGATGCTAGCAAACTGCTGATTCGTCCTTGGACCTTATTTAGCTATATGTTTTTACATAGCGGCATTTGGCATTTGCTCATGAATATGCTGGTGTTATACTGGTTTGGTCGTTTGCTCAACAACCTGCTTAAGGATCGGCAAATTTGGGGCATTTATTTATCGTCGGGCCTTAGTGGAGGGCTCTTCTTCTTATTGTCCTACAATCTTTTTCCGGCCTTTTATGGGCAGAGTTCAACAGCAGTTATTGTTGGGGCCTCGGCAGGGGTAATGGGAGTTGTTTTGGCAGCTGCCGCCCTAACGCCCAAGGCCAGCATGCGATTTATTCTGATTGGGAATGTCCAATTGCAATATGTGGCCCTAGCCTTTGTTTTGATTGACCTCGTTTCGGTTTCACTCAATAACTCGGGGGGACATCTAGCGCATTTAGGTGGAGCGGCCATGGGTTGGCTCTTTATTTACCTCCTCCGAAGAGGGCGCGACCTCTCTCTTCCCCTTCATCCACTTTTTGAGGGCCGCCAAGCTAAAGTGATGCCCAAAAGTCGCCCTCGGCCCAAAATGGCCTACCGCAAAACGGAAAGCAGCAGTATGCAAGCCTCGGCCCAAAGCCAAACCAGCAATAATAACTATGGCGGCTATAGTCGCAGTTTTGCCCAAAAATACCGACATCTCAGTCATCAGGAATGCGTAGATGCCATTTTGGATAAGATACGAAGCTCGGGCTATGATAGCCTGACCAAAGATGAAAAAACCTATCTGGACGAAAGCAGCCAGAAGAAATAA
- a CDS encoding four helix bundle protein has translation MAYPNFKQSLVWQKTAGFCKALQLGLNSCEQSWYKDSLLLTASRAVNQVALGQEQFHKMAQEQYLLDARQSLSECRSMLALGLELQLLGPNIQEELEAKANEAAAVLYGLVKHLRKQSAAN, from the coding sequence ATGGCTTACCCCAATTTCAAACAGAGTTTGGTCTGGCAAAAAACAGCGGGCTTCTGTAAAGCCCTACAGCTAGGCCTAAACAGTTGCGAGCAAAGCTGGTATAAAGACAGCCTTTTGCTCACCGCCAGCCGAGCGGTCAATCAAGTTGCCTTGGGCCAAGAACAATTTCATAAAATGGCCCAAGAACAATACCTCTTAGATGCTCGACAAAGCCTGAGCGAATGCCGTAGTATGCTGGCCCTAGGCCTAGAACTGCAGTTGCTTGGGCCCAATATCCAAGAAGAACTAGAAGCAAAGGCCAATGAGGCCGCTGCCGTTCTTTATGGCCTCGTAAAACATTTGCGCAAACAAAGCGCTGCCAATTAG
- a CDS encoding TraR/DksA family transcriptional regulator, whose amino-acid sequence MSKQENVAKNRYSDEDLAEFKVVIEKKLEEAKQQLEELKVQLTELNNSGDENRAGTFDDGASNWQREHLNKLAARQQRFVRDLEHALIRINNKTYGVCTITGKLISKERLALVPHATKTVEGKQKEKGDKPRKVIRRS is encoded by the coding sequence ATGAGCAAACAAGAAAATGTAGCCAAGAATCGCTATAGCGATGAGGACCTCGCTGAATTTAAGGTGGTCATTGAAAAAAAGCTCGAGGAAGCTAAACAGCAACTCGAGGAGCTGAAAGTTCAGTTAACTGAACTCAACAACAGCGGCGATGAAAACCGAGCGGGCACCTTTGACGATGGCGCCTCAAATTGGCAAAGAGAGCATCTCAATAAGTTGGCGGCTAGACAGCAACGTTTTGTTCGCGACTTAGAGCATGCGCTCATCCGTATCAATAACAAAACCTATGGCGTTTGTACCATTACGGGCAAACTCATTAGCAAAGAGCGCTTGGCGCTAGTGCCTCATGCTACCAAAACGGTAGAGGGCAAGCAAAAAGAAAAAGGCGACAAGCCCCGCAAGGTGATTCGCCGCTCTTAG
- a CDS encoding NifU family protein, protein MENTVENKRPPVMLYTEQTPNPETLKFVTNQMLYPKRTADFKDEDRELAEEWSPLAAALFAQTGVNGVYICNNFVTITKGHNFEWADIMLELKSFIKNYLQEGKAVIKDGFDEVQAAQKAEEEEHYEGEEAEIVVKIKNILETYVRPAVEMDGGNIEFKAYKDGIVSVVMQGACSGCPSSSVTLKTGIEGMLKRMIPQVKEVNAIMG, encoded by the coding sequence ATGGAAAATACCGTAGAAAACAAGCGTCCGCCTGTGATGCTGTATACTGAGCAAACGCCCAATCCGGAGACATTAAAGTTTGTGACCAACCAAATGTTGTACCCCAAGCGCACGGCTGATTTTAAGGATGAGGACCGTGAATTGGCGGAAGAATGGTCGCCTTTGGCGGCGGCTTTATTTGCTCAAACGGGAGTAAATGGAGTATATATTTGCAACAACTTTGTGACCATTACGAAGGGGCACAACTTTGAGTGGGCCGACATCATGCTGGAACTTAAGAGCTTTATTAAGAACTACTTGCAAGAAGGAAAGGCAGTCATCAAGGATGGTTTTGACGAGGTTCAGGCGGCACAAAAAGCCGAAGAAGAGGAGCATTATGAGGGAGAAGAGGCAGAGATTGTGGTCAAGATCAAGAACATCTTGGAGACCTATGTTCGTCCGGCCGTAGAAATGGATGGAGGGAACATTGAATTTAAGGCCTACAAAGATGGGATAGTGAGTGTAGTGATGCAGGGAGCTTGTAGTGGTTGTCCGTCTTCTTCGGTGACCTTAAAAACGGGAATTGAGGGCATGCTCAAGCGGATGATTCCTCAGGTAAAAGAAGTTAATGCGATTATGGGTTAG
- a CDS encoding T9SS type A sorting domain-containing protein, with product MSKIYQLFAAAFLLSSSVLTAQNIVSTTAQPQTHLLEGITGINCYYCAEELVEIRSLEPNYRFVYSQLHTSAFAQPQNGQLDFRNATADALGSLAAYNQLPAAMINRKNMGNLAQSAGSLALSLGNWEAALSQLDTVMAVVNLGLAADLDLSSRELNIVAESYYTADSPRDTNYLQLYILQDSVLSSQAGAADLDPSNLNAAGEYWQRNVLRMELPLLTLSQTSASSFRADSFQLNLPDSFQGVALDFSQVRILAVLTESEQGAALNAAQIRPSFSSPDPLSTEIIMGQWAESFASLCGTTASYELEIKNLGSTPIDSLEISYDLNLGQNSGSQQLYFQPSLAPGYSQRVVVADIPDFLQANNNIELSISQINGQANPNVDYANDVISQAPTFQSDSAQGQLRIVFDNYPEDVSWSLRDLSIDSLILYGDSIDAAAVSVQQNFEAVSGHCYEFMIQDAFGDGICCGYGLGYSTLEIGGLTIDSSGSFGAQGGLRFSWQMGPTAVAQLMALEGKIYPNPSAGFLQLELNNQEAGPAQLEVYNVLGQKARPSQSVDLFGGNQILPLELSDLPNGSYQLVLRTANAQFSKMLLIQQP from the coding sequence ATGTCAAAAATCTATCAATTATTTGCAGCTGCTTTTCTGCTGTCATCATCGGTCCTTACGGCCCAAAATATTGTATCTACCACGGCTCAGCCGCAGACCCATTTGCTAGAGGGCATCACGGGGATAAATTGTTATTATTGTGCGGAAGAGTTGGTGGAAATCAGGAGTTTGGAGCCAAATTATCGCTTTGTATATAGTCAATTGCATACATCGGCCTTTGCTCAGCCTCAGAATGGGCAGCTTGATTTTCGGAATGCTACGGCAGATGCCTTAGGGAGTTTGGCGGCTTATAATCAGTTGCCGGCGGCCATGATTAACCGTAAAAATATGGGGAATTTGGCCCAATCTGCGGGCAGTTTAGCGCTTAGTTTGGGCAATTGGGAGGCTGCGCTTAGCCAATTGGATACCGTTATGGCGGTAGTTAATTTGGGTTTGGCTGCCGATTTGGACCTCAGTAGCCGTGAGCTCAATATTGTGGCAGAAAGCTACTATACGGCGGATAGTCCGAGAGACACCAACTATTTGCAGCTATATATTTTGCAAGATAGCGTTTTGAGTAGTCAGGCTGGGGCGGCGGATTTGGACCCTAGTAACCTCAATGCGGCTGGAGAATATTGGCAGCGGAACGTTTTGCGGATGGAGTTGCCCCTTTTGACCCTTAGCCAAACCTCGGCCAGCAGCTTTCGGGCAGATAGTTTTCAGCTCAATTTGCCAGATTCTTTTCAGGGCGTTGCTTTAGATTTTTCTCAAGTTCGCATTTTGGCCGTATTGACTGAATCGGAGCAGGGGGCAGCCTTGAATGCGGCGCAGATTCGGCCGAGCTTTAGCTCGCCCGATCCATTATCTACAGAGATTATTATGGGGCAGTGGGCAGAGTCCTTTGCTAGCCTTTGTGGAACGACTGCAAGTTATGAGTTGGAGATAAAAAATCTGGGGAGTACGCCTATTGACAGTCTAGAAATTAGTTATGACTTGAATTTGGGCCAAAATTCGGGCAGCCAGCAACTGTATTTTCAGCCTAGTTTGGCGCCGGGCTACAGCCAAAGGGTTGTGGTAGCGGATATTCCTGATTTTTTGCAGGCCAACAATAATATAGAATTAAGCATTAGCCAGATTAACGGGCAGGCCAACCCGAACGTTGATTATGCCAATGATGTGATTAGTCAGGCGCCAACTTTCCAATCGGATAGTGCGCAGGGCCAATTGCGAATTGTATTTGATAATTATCCGGAGGATGTGAGTTGGTCGCTGCGAGATTTGAGCATAGACAGCCTAATTTTGTATGGCGACAGCATTGATGCGGCGGCGGTTAGTGTTCAGCAAAACTTTGAGGCCGTATCGGGACATTGCTATGAGTTTATGATTCAGGATGCTTTTGGCGATGGAATTTGCTGCGGTTATGGTTTGGGCTATTCTACCTTAGAAATTGGTGGATTGACCATTGATAGCAGTGGTAGTTTTGGCGCTCAGGGCGGTTTGCGTTTTAGCTGGCAGATGGGCCCTACTGCGGTGGCGCAGCTAATGGCTTTGGAGGGGAAAATCTACCCCAATCCTTCTGCGGGTTTTCTACAATTGGAGCTCAACAACCAAGAGGCTGGGCCTGCTCAGCTAGAGGTGTATAATGTTTTGGGCCAGAAAGCTCGCCCAAGCCAAAGCGTTGATCTATTTGGGGGGAATCAAATTTTGCCACTAGAGCTAAGCGATCTACCCAATGGAAGTTACCAACTAGTATTGCGAACGGCCAATGCTCAATTTAGCAAAATGCTTTTGATTCAGCAGCCCTAG
- a CDS encoding tetratricopeptide repeat protein: MSIWSRLSQDERLYAQALLQDQTAPWPNSQSPYFMAFLALYKLSHEEEEQIEELIHSSAEAQLYWQALAFFEQELNENEQLLPLFERFMQNQELFTPFFQELPNFRKQLVQKAQELFLLLKQPDLAEELLQLLGAQLYENETAVLLQAKRYAQIESEEQALECYEEGLKHFPKSLLLWRNLAQLQYQLEDFQGAIDSLNQCVEESPYEAEYYVALAQNYAQSGEKERAKQFIDIALSMQAQNEAAHFLMAQMALEQEQVQEAMQFLSPENWESPLLLAEKARIVWQYLGDPQLAKDYFQGAWDNGLNAEQHILYFAQLLADELQTLPQAIELLQEGQNRLLYAPKLRLQEYIYRLDWEESPSERLFQLEEEIERLNPPSDHEHLDDMDEHFLDYYNHPEDFEEAEEDDDDDFSAGGAASDF, translated from the coding sequence ATGTCCATCTGGAGCCGCCTTAGCCAAGACGAACGTCTCTATGCTCAGGCCCTACTGCAAGACCAAACTGCCCCCTGGCCCAACAGCCAAAGTCCTTACTTTATGGCTTTTTTGGCCCTTTATAAACTGAGCCATGAAGAAGAAGAGCAAATTGAAGAGCTGATACATAGCTCTGCCGAAGCTCAACTCTACTGGCAGGCCCTGGCCTTTTTTGAGCAAGAGCTAAATGAAAACGAACAACTCTTGCCCCTCTTTGAGCGCTTTATGCAAAATCAAGAGCTCTTTACCCCCTTTTTTCAAGAGCTGCCCAACTTTCGCAAACAACTGGTCCAAAAAGCTCAAGAGCTTTTTCTGCTCCTTAAGCAACCCGACCTAGCCGAGGAGCTCCTGCAATTACTAGGCGCTCAACTCTATGAAAATGAAACAGCGGTGCTGCTTCAAGCCAAACGCTATGCGCAAATAGAAAGTGAGGAACAAGCCCTAGAATGCTATGAAGAGGGCCTTAAGCATTTTCCTAAGTCATTGCTGCTCTGGAGAAACCTGGCCCAATTGCAATATCAATTAGAAGATTTTCAAGGCGCTATTGATAGCCTCAACCAATGCGTTGAAGAATCTCCCTATGAAGCCGAATATTATGTGGCCCTGGCCCAAAATTATGCGCAATCAGGAGAAAAAGAACGCGCCAAGCAGTTTATCGATATCGCCCTTTCTATGCAAGCCCAAAATGAAGCAGCCCATTTTCTAATGGCCCAAATGGCCCTAGAACAAGAGCAGGTCCAAGAAGCTATGCAATTCCTGAGCCCCGAAAATTGGGAGTCCCCCCTCCTCTTAGCCGAAAAAGCAAGGATCGTCTGGCAATATCTTGGCGACCCCCAACTGGCCAAAGACTATTTTCAAGGCGCCTGGGATAATGGCCTAAACGCAGAACAACATATCCTCTACTTTGCCCAACTCCTAGCCGACGAACTGCAAACCCTGCCCCAAGCTATCGAACTACTCCAAGAAGGCCAAAACCGCCTCCTCTACGCCCCAAAACTCCGCCTACAAGAGTATATCTATCGCCTAGATTGGGAGGAAAGCCCCAGCGAACGCCTCTTCCAACTAGAAGAAGAAATCGAAAGACTCAACCCCCCCTCCGATCATGAACATCTAGATGATATGGATGAACATTTTCTAGATTATTATAATCATCCAGAAGATTTTGAGGAAGCAGAGGAAGATGATGATGACGATTTTTCTGCCGGTGGCGCCGCTAGCGATTTTTAA